A genomic window from Herbiconiux sp. A18JL235 includes:
- a CDS encoding glutaredoxin domain-containing protein produces the protein MVTVYGRSNCAQCTATTRTLDIKDVDHVYLDVEQYPEVCDYLRSLGHQQLPVVIAGPAHWSGFRPDLIVALARKADSIN, from the coding sequence ATGGTCACCGTCTACGGCCGAAGCAACTGCGCACAGTGCACCGCCACCACGCGAACCCTCGACATCAAGGACGTCGATCACGTCTACCTCGACGTGGAGCAGTACCCCGAGGTCTGCGACTACCTTCGCTCGCTCGGGCACCAGCAGCTCCCCGTCGTGATCGCCGGGCCGGCCCACTGGTCGGGCTTCCGCCCCGACCTCATCGTGGCGCTGGCTCGCAAGGCCGATTCGATTAATT